The Microcystis aeruginosa NIES-843 sequence AGCCTTATCTAACAAGGTTTTTAGATTTATTCAGCAAACCCTACCTAATTTTTAGGAAAAAATTACCTGAATTTTACCCCCGCTTACTCCCATATCTGGTACTTTTTGATTTCCAAAAAGTCTAAATTTTAGATTTATTCAGCCTGCTCTAAGCTAGACTTGGCTTCACCTAAAAATCAAGTGCAGACTCATAGTAAGTTTGCACTGATATTATCGCAATATTCTGTTTTACCGGTGGCTTTATCGACTGTGATCGCGCACGGGGATCGGGATTAGTTCGGGTTCGGGTTCGGGTTCCGGACCAAAAACACTTTCGATCAGTTTGCGCGCCCATTCTCTCAACTTGTCTATCACTTCATCTAAATAGTCCATTGACCAAATGGCTCCTTTGAGATACTAGCTATGAGTTTTCGTCGATTGATCCCCGCAACAGCTTGATTCTAGAGAATTTTAACTAATTTTCATCGTTTGGCTGTTAAATCTGACGAGCGGGGGAATCTATATCTTGTATTTATATTAAGCTTAACATAACTTTTTAGTCTGAGTATATATTCTCGGCAATTCTTTTTTAAGACATTATTAATAAATTCCGGCGTAGGCGATCGAGGGCGGTATAGGCACTAATCTGGCGAATTGTCAAGCGATCTCGATTTTCTCCGAAACGATGCTCTGATACGGTAACATTTCCCTCAGGACTGGCTAAACCGATATAAACTAGGCCCACGGGTTTTGTCTCACTGCCTCCTCCTGGTCCGGCAATACCCGTGATACTGATCCCCCAATCCGTAGCGAGGCGTTTTTGCACCCCTAGCGCCATCTGTTGGGCAACAATGGCACTGACAGCCCCGAAATTATTTAAATCCCCTTCATTTACGTCTAAGAGGGCAACTTTTACCCGATTATCGTAGGAAATAACCCCACCCCCAAAATAATCGGAACTGCCGGCGATTTGGGTGATAATTTCCCCTAATCCCCCTCCAGTACAGGATTCTGCCACACTCAAAGTTTGTTTTTGCCACCGCAAAAGTTCCCCCACCACCGCAGGTAAAGTATCATCATCAGCCCCAAAATAATCTAATCCGGCGATTTCCTTAATTTCCGTCGCTACCGGTTCAATTACCTGCAAAGCAGCCTCTAAAGAAGGGGCTTTGGTCGCAATTCGCAAACGCACTTCGCCTAAACTAGCATAGGGGGCAACGGTGGGATTAGTCAGATCAAATAAATGGGCAACTTTTTCCGCTAAAGCTGACTCACCGATACCGCGAAATTTGAGGTAACGACTATAAATCCTCTCTTTGCCCCATCCTTGACTTTCTAGGTAAGGAATCGCCGTTTCTACCCACATTCTCTTCATTTCTGAGGGTACTCCGGGGAAAGTGAGAATAGTCACGTTAGCCTCTGGTTGCCAGATCATTCCGGGGGCGGTTCCCGTCGGATTTGGCAAAAAATCGGCTCCCATGGGTATTAAAGCCTGTTTACTGTTACTAGGAGGCATTTCTCGCCCTAAGCTCGTAAATTTAGCCTCGATTTCTGCTAAAATCTCTTGATCTTCTCTGAGGGACGTTTGGAAAAAATCGGCGATTGTTTCTGTGGTTAAATCGTCGGGAGTCGGTCCGAGTCCGCCAGTAAAAATTAAAATTGAAGAACGTTCTCGGGCAATAGCGATCGCTTTTTTCAGTCTTTCTACATTATCCCCCACCACCGTTTGATAATAATGGGGAATGCCTAATTTTGCCAATTCTAGGGCTAAATATTGGGCGTTAGTATTAACTATATCCCCTAATAATAATTCCGTTCCTACACAAATAATTTCAGCGGCCATAATTTTTAGCAATTAGCTTAAGATTTTCAATTTTGATCATCAACTTATCTTCTGTCACCACAGTTCGATCGGGTTTCGGTAACGATGGTCATGGAAGTTAACAATATCAGTGCGCTCCAACATTATACCAGTAAGCTATCAACAATCAAAGTCTTTTATATTAAATATCACTTTGTTGCTGAACAGCCCATATATGATTATGGGTAGTGATTCGATAGTAGTGGTAGTCTAATGTGGAGAATCACATAGGGGCTATCTGATACTTTATCCATGACTATAATGCCCAATTAGCAAGGTTTGAGCTATCACCACGACAATAAAATCACTACCTATTAGCAAACGTAAAATCAGCGTACTATTCCCCTATATAACACTAATTGATCAGGCTCTTCTAGAGTAGTGATGATATATTAGCAGAAAATAATCCACGCAAGCTTCTGCAAGTAAGGCTCACCAGAATTCAAAAAAGCAATTTTAATCAAAAAAGCTTTTGGCTTTGTTGGATTCCAGGCTATTTAAGGGGTTAGGCTCATTTAAACTACTAATTTGCTATAACCAGTCTAGGAGAGCCATGGATCATAATCAAGCATAACAAAGTATTGCCGATCATCACCTCTTCCTTCCTGCTATCAAAAACCCCACCAAAATCATCTAAAATTAAAATGTCCACTGAATAATAAAATTCTATGACTCGCTGGTTTAATATTGCCGGTCCCTGTAAAGACGATATCCACTATATGCTCTCTCCCACAGTACGATTACCAGATTTAGAGGAGCTAATTCAACAACGTAGTTACTTTGTCCTTCACGCACCACGACAAACAGGGAAAACCACCGCAATGTTAGCCCTAGCAAAACAACTTACCGATAGAGGAAATTATGCCGCAGTCATGGTATCAGTGGAAGTAGGAAGTCCATTTAATCATGATCCTGCTGCCGCAGAATTAGCAATTTTAGGAACTTGGTATAATACAATTCAAGATAGTTTACCGACCGAATTACAACCACCTATTAAACAATGGCAGCAGGAAGAACCAGGAAGCAGAATTAAGGCTTTTTTAAGAGGTTGGGCAAAAGCTATAAATCGACCTTTAGTATTATTTATAGATGAAATTGATTCTTTACAAGATCAAACATTAATTTCTATTTTACGACAGTTAAGAGATGGTTTTACTAAACGTCCAGAAAATTTCCCGACCTCAGTAGGATTAATTGGTTTACGAGATGTGAGAGATTATAAAGTAGCATCTGGTGGTAGTGATAGATTAAATACATCTAGTCCTTTTAATATCAAAGTTGCTTCTCTGACTATGCGAAATTTTAATCTTGCAGAAGTGGGAGAATTTATCAACAACATACAACAGCAACTGGACAAATTTTCACACCAGAAGCAATAGAAACAGCGTTTGATTTAACTCAAGGACAACCTTGGTTAGTCAATGCTTTAGCTAAAGAAATTGTAGAAAAAATGGTAAAAGATAGAAGTATTGCTATTACCAAAGAACACATTTTAACAGCCAAAGAAATATTAATTGCTCGTCAGGATACTCATTTAGATAGTTTAGCGGAAAGGTTAAGAGAACCAAGAATTCAAGCCATTATTGAACCGATGTTAGCAGGTTTAGAATTAGGAAATATCCCTAATGATGATATTCAATTTGTCATTGATTTAGGATTATGTAAAATGGCTCTTCGTTACTTGGTATGGTTCGATAGGGGGGCATAAATCGACTAAATCCTTATCTGGCAAGAGTTCTATTGATTAGTTTGTTCTAGCTCGAAAACAATTGACAAAAATCGCATCAATGTCCTTCTCTATAAGGGTTTCATCCCTTATAACTCCGTCCATTGCATAGCACAAACCGAAGAACCTGTAAAATGCACCCCTATGGAGGATTAACTATTGCTAATCCCATTTATCGGGAAGTTTTACCTAGGGTGTTAACTGTGACACCAATGGCTTCTTTACCCATGATTGCACCCACTTGGTTAACCCCAGAGGGTGAATTAAATCTAGCTGCCTTATTAACAGCATTTCTCAAATTTTGGCGACAACAGGTCGAACCATTATTAGGTAGTACGGGATATCATGAAATTGCCCCACATATAGTATTAATGGCTTTTTTACGTCGTGTTATTAATGGTGGGGGAGTTTTAGAAAGGGAATATGCAATTGGTAGTGATAGAATGGATTTATGTCTGAGTTATAAAGATGTAATTTTAGGGATTGAATTAAAAGTATGGCGGGATAAAAAACGCGATCCTCAAGCTGATGGGATCGAACAATTAGAGTCTTATTTAGGGCGTTTGGGTTTAGATTTTGGTTGGTTATTTATCTTTGATAGGCGGAAAAATGCCTTACCAATGGAAGAAAGATTATCCACTGAAGTTGTGGTGACAGAAAATCAATATAGAATTACTGTGATTCGGGCGTGAGTGTTTCCAAAACTCACTGTTTGCGTTACATTTCATTAACGCACCCTACAGGATTAACTTTTAGAATTTTTGCTAAACTAGAAATAGGTATAAAACAAGGAAATATAAAGTTATGACAGTTGCTAATTCATCACTTTCTCAACAATACATACTTGATATTGAACCAGAAGGACGTTTAACTTTACCCCAAGAAATCCAACAAATTCTTAATTTAGAATCTGGAGATAGATTAATCTTAACTCTGGAAGATAGCGGCAAACTCCAATTAGTCAGCCTCAAAGCACAGCTAATATTCAGGGGAGTCTTGATTTTCGACATATTTCTTAAGTTGGTCTATTGTGACACCACCACAACTAGCCACAAAATATGCCCCTGTCCACAAAATTCTCTTATCTTGACCATATATCTCTTTCAAGTGGTCTGAAAAGTTATCCCACATCAGCTGGCAAGAAGTTGATTTTAAGTTGGCTATTAATCCACTTAACAGTTTATGAGGGGGGTAAGTTAAAAGAATGTGAACATGGTCTGATTCTCCGTTAATCTCTATTACCTTCGCCTTCCATTTCTCAGCTATGTCTTGAAAAGCTATTCTCAAAAACTCTAGATGCTCCTTCTCAAAAACCTTTCTACGATAATTAGTTTTCTCTTGACACTTTTTACAATGGATTACTATACTCATAATATAACACATTGAGAGGTCGAATCAATGCGAGTCATAGAGTTGAAGTTAAAAACCAATTCACACCAAGAAATAGCTATTCAAGAGGCTATAAGGGTGGGACAGTTTATTAGAAATAAGTGTCTAAGATTTTGGATGGACGCTACTAAAGAAGACAAAATCAACTATGCTACTTTGTGTAAATTAACTACCGAATTTCTAATAGTCCTGAATTTCCTTTTGTTGGTAAACTCAACTCTATGGCTCGTCAAGCAAGTGCCGAAAGAGCTTGGTTTTCTATATCCCGTTTTGACAACAATTGTCAAAGGGGTTTAGCGAAAAAAGGCTATCCTAAATTCAAAAAATTTTCAAGGTCTGTCGAGTACAAAACTTCTGGTTGGAAACTAACAGAAGACAAAAAGTTTATCCACATCACGGATAAAACAGGGATAGGAAAATTAAAGTTAATCGGTACTTTTAACCGTGAGATTCTCGATAAATCTACTATCAAAAGAGTCAGGCTTATTAAACGAGCCGATGGCTTTTATTGTCAATTTGTCTTAGACATTGAGAGAGTAGAAACCTTTGACTCTACAGGAAAAGAAGTAGGGATTGATTTAGGTTTAAACCATTTCTTAACTGACTCTAATGGGGATAAAATTGATAACCCACGGTTTCTTCGTAAGTCGGAAAAAAGACTAAAAAAGGCTCAACGTAAACTCTCAAAGAAGAAAAAGGGAAGCCAAAAAAGATTAAAACAGAAATCTAAAGTAGCTCGCCTTCATCTAAAAGTTTCTAGACAGCGTAAAGATTTTGCAGTCAAGACAGCAAAAGCGTTAATCCAATCTAACGATTTGGTAGTCTATGAGGACTTGAAGGTATCTAATATGGTGAAAAATCCTAAGCTTGCTAAATCTATTTCAGATGCAAGTTGGTCAATGTTCACCGATTGGTTAGACTACTTTGGGAAAATACACGGGAAGTTTGTGGTAGCGGTGAACCCACAATACACTAGCCAACAATGTTCTAGTTGTGGTAATATTGTCAAGAAAACATTATCTGTAAGAACTCATGTTTGTTCTTGTGGGTGTGTCTTGGATAGAGACGAAAACGCCGCTATAAACATTCTCGCACGGGCAAATATTGTCGGGCGGACAGAAATTCAAGCCCTCGGACAGACTACCCACTGTCTATTAGGTGAAAGCCTAATAAGCTAAACGGCGCTTAACCTGCATGATCCAACAGCTATAACCCTTTTGGAGTCTATATCGGTGATCCGAAGTAAAAGCCGTTTAGCTTAGATAAGGTAACTGGATGAACAGGGAATCCCGAAGCGCTTAGTGCGATGGGAGCATCAATCTCAGAAAATTTCAATTGCCTGACTACAATTCTAAAGCTTCGTAGATGTATAATTTATTCAAAAAACCGACGGTGCTGAAGTGATAACTAGGTAAAGGGGGAGGGAACCATAATTCCGTTTGATAAACGCTGAAAATGACAAAATTCTTTCTAGTGGTGTTAGTGGCGATCGCTTCTTGTAAAAAAGGATGACCCGTATCCACCAACATTTTACAGTAACCCCGCAAGAGAGCCTGCACCTCGATGGAAGCTTGCGCTCGAGCGCAGACATTATCCTTAAGATAGCTAGTTAACCTCTGGGAAGCGTATTGTTCGTAATCTTGACGATTGGGGTTAGTTGTCAGCAATATCCCCGCAATTCCCCCTAAAACCACTCCTACCACCATTCCCCCTAACCGCACCAATTTCATAAGCTCTCAAATCATCACTCACTTACCCTAACCATAGCCCGAATTAGGATAAAAAACCTCTTGTCAACGATTCGTTTTCTGGTATAGTAGATAGGTGTACGGCGAGCGTAGCCAAGTGGTTAAGGCAGTGGATTGTGGTTCCACCACTCGGGGGTTCGAGTCCCCTCGTTCGCCCTCTTTTTAAGGATCGCTGATGGTTAGGCTTTGAGGGAGTCAATTGGCACTTACCCGCTCAAATCCCCAATCAATTCGTTATCGGTAAAACCCTACACCCCACACCCCACACCCCACACCCCACACCCTGTCCCCACGAAAAACTTTTTGCCGCAAACCCTACTTACAGGTTAAGACGGCACTGGAGAAGCGGAGTAGCGATAACGTGATAGTTTAGATCCGATCGGTAATGTGATATTGGGACAATAATGACCAAAGTAAATCCGAAGTTAATTATTCATGGGGGAGCGAGTTCCCTAGAGGACAAAGGTGGTTTAGAATCAGTCCGCGATTCTCTCCGGGGGATTGTTAAGAATATTTACAACCTCCTTGACAATGGTGCTAGTGCTGTGGAGGCGGTGACAAAAGGATGTATGTTACTGGAGGATGAACCGCGATTTAATGCCGGGACTGGTTCGGTGGTGCAATCGGACGGTCAGGTGCGAATGAGTGCAGCCTTGATGGATGGTCGTCACCAGCGTTTAAGCGGTGTCATTAACGTCTCGCGGGTACAGAATCCCATTAGCCTGGCTCAA is a genomic window containing:
- a CDS encoding DUF4359 domain-containing protein; translated protein: MKLVRLGGMVVGVVLGGIAGILLTTNPNRQDYEQYASQRLTSYLKDNVCARAQASIEVQALLRGYCKMLVDTGHPFLQEAIATNTTRKNFVIFSVYQTELWFPPPLPSYHFSTVGFLNKLYIYEALEL
- a CDS encoding AbrB/MazE/SpoVT family DNA-binding domain-containing protein, translated to MTVANSSLSQQYILDIEPEGRLTLPQEIQQILNLESGDRLILTLEDSGKLQLVSLKAQLIFRGVLIFDIFLKLVYCDTTTTSHKICPCPQNSLILTIYLFQVV
- a CDS encoding competence/damage-inducible protein A; amino-acid sequence: MAAEIICVGTELLLGDIVNTNAQYLALELAKLGIPHYYQTVVGDNVERLKKAIAIARERSSILIFTGGLGPTPDDLTTETIADFFQTSLREDQEILAEIEAKFTSLGREMPPSNSKQALIPMGADFLPNPTGTAPGMIWQPEANVTILTFPGVPSEMKRMWVETAIPYLESQGWGKERIYSRYLKFRGIGESALAEKVAHLFDLTNPTVAPYASLGEVRLRIATKAPSLEAALQVIEPVATEIKEIAGLDYFGADDDTLPAVVGELLRWQKQTLSVAESCTGGGLGEIITQIAGSSDYFGGGVISYDNRVKVALLDVNEGDLNNFGAVSAIVAQQMALGVQKRLATDWGISITGIAGPGGGSETKPVGLVYIGLASPEGNVTVSEHRFGENRDRLTIRQISAYTALDRLRRNLLIMS